Within Mongoliitalea daihaiensis, the genomic segment TAAATGAAAGTAGAGGTTCATAAAAGAACCTGAACCGTAGGTGATCGCCTATGATTTGCTTACCACCTACTCCCCTATTTCTCGATAAGCATCTCTACTCTCCTATTCAATTGCCTGCCTTCCTCAGTAGAATTATCAGCTCTAGGCCTGGTTCCACCCCATCCTGATATACGGACTCTTTCAAACTCAACTCCATGTAAGGTCAGATAGGCACGAATTTTTGATGCGCGTTTTAGAGACAACTCTTTATTCAGCATAGGATCTCCATAATTGTCGGTATGTCCTTCAAAACGGATTTTTATGGTTGGATTTTCATTCAAAAATTCCAATAAATTATCCAAAACTTGTATGGATCTACTGTCAGCAAAATCAGCGGTGCCTACATTGAATTGAATATTATTCAATACCAAAGAATTACCCGGTGCAGCTTTGCTCAAATAAAACGTATAATCATCCAATTCATTCCAACTTTCTGCTGCAACTTCTTTAGGGATATAAGAAGCTGACTGAATCAATATACTTTCCCACACGGAATTGCTAAGCATGGAGTCTATTTCTGAAACCTTTGCCAGTGTTACTTTTTCTCCTCTTTTACCAATCAACGTAAGCTGATAGGTTAATGGTGTAAGCTCATTTAAGTCTAGCACTTGAATGAATTTTCCCGTAGATTTTTCATTAAAATCATCAGTTTTTGGAAGATCTGCTCCCTCTTCCTGAACCACCCGATTGCTTACAGAATCTTTTTCAGAAACATCTATTGCTACGGCTACATTAGAATTAGATGTATTTTTTATTCTTCCCATATTTTCTGCAAAAATTTCATCTTCCATTTCCAAGGTAACCAACACAAAGTCACCGAAACCTTCAGAGTTTTGAGTAGTTGAAAAAATTGCTTTCTTTTCTTCTAGTTGGAGTGGTAGGTAGTATAAATCCGAACCTTGGGTAGATGCCAATTTTAAGGGTTTAGGGGTGGCCCACTCGGACCAAGTACTGTCCAATCGTTGTGTTACATAAATATCCTTTCCTCTTCCATTACCAGACTTATTGGAAGAAAAAAACATATATTCCTGATTATCGGAAAGGTAAGGTCCTTGTTCTTGTGCAAAGCTATTAATTTCCTCACCCAAATTTTGGGGATTTGACCAAACGCCTTCCCTGATCTGTCGAATGATATAAAGATCTTCGTTTCCATAACCGCCTTGTTGTTGGAAGGAAAGAAGCATCAAAGTATTGGTAGCATCTAGTCTACCACTGAAATAGGAACCTTCTGGTTTAAAATTTTCAATAGATAAGCGTCGAAGATAATTCCAAGAGCTGCCAAATTTTGTATATTGATGAATTCCTCTTCCGTAAGTACCTTCACTATGATAGACAAATACGGTCAAGATATCTGGAAACCCTATAATTACATCATTTCCTTCCGTACTCAGGTCATGTACTCGAACAGGGCTGGACCACTCCCCATTAGCAGCAGGCGAAGACATCCAGATATCCCCATAATCTTTGAATCCCCCTACATTTTCGGGATGGAAGCCTACCGAAAAATAAAGTGTGCCATCAGGTGCTAAGACTGGCTGTTTTTCATCGTAGGGCGAATTGAGCACTTTCAATGACTGGAATTCTTGTCCCATGACAAGTCCAGAAAATAGGAAAGCAAGAGGAAAAATACCTCTTGCTCTCTTGAATACGTAAGAAAAGATAATTTTTATCATTTTTATTGGTCCAGTACTATCGCAAACACAAGCGGAGCGACTATAGTAGCATCGGATTCAATGATATACTTAGGAGTTTCTAACCCAAGTTTACCCCAGGTAATTTTCTCGTTAGGCACAGCACCAGAATATGAGCCATAAGAGGTGGTAGAGTCAGAAATCTGACAGAAATACCCCCACAATGGAACATTATCTCTTTGAAGGTCCTGATGCAACATAGGTACCACACAAATTGGAAAATCTCCTGCAATACCACCACCAATCTGGAAAAATCCTATAG encodes:
- a CDS encoding OmpA family protein; translated protein: MIKIIFSYVFKRARGIFPLAFLFSGLVMGQEFQSLKVLNSPYDEKQPVLAPDGTLYFSVGFHPENVGGFKDYGDIWMSSPAANGEWSSPVRVHDLSTEGNDVIIGFPDILTVFVYHSEGTYGRGIHQYTKFGSSWNYLRRLSIENFKPEGSYFSGRLDATNTLMLLSFQQQGGYGNEDLYIIRQIREGVWSNPQNLGEEINSFAQEQGPYLSDNQEYMFFSSNKSGNGRGKDIYVTQRLDSTWSEWATPKPLKLASTQGSDLYYLPLQLEEKKAIFSTTQNSEGFGDFVLVTLEMEDEIFAENMGRIKNTSNSNVAVAIDVSEKDSVSNRVVQEEGADLPKTDDFNEKSTGKFIQVLDLNELTPLTYQLTLIGKRGEKVTLAKVSEIDSMLSNSVWESILIQSASYIPKEVAAESWNELDDYTFYLSKAAPGNSLVLNNIQFNVGTADFADSRSIQVLDNLLEFLNENPTIKIRFEGHTDNYGDPMLNKELSLKRASKIRAYLTLHGVEFERVRISGWGGTRPRADNSTEEGRQLNRRVEMLIEK